In Micromonospora ferruginea, the sequence CCGGATGCCTCCGATCGGCACCCCGATGCCAAACCACCAGGCGTACGTCCTCGACGAGCGGCTCCACCCGGTGCCCGTCGGCGTCGGCGGCGAACTGTACATCGGCGGCACCGGACTGGCCCGCGGCTACCTGCACCGGCCGGGCCTGACCGCCGACAGGTTCGTACCCGACCCGTTCACCCGCCATCCCGGCGGCCGGCTGTACCGCACCGGCGACCTCGCCGCCTACCGCGCCGACGGCGTCCTGTCGTTCCTCGGCCGGGTGGACCGGCAGGTCAAGATCCGTGGTTACCGCATCGAGATCGGCGAGATCGAGGCCACGCTCGGCCAACACCCTCGTGTCGGGCAGGCCGTCGTCGTCGTGCGCGGCGACACCAGCGACTCCCGGCACCTCGTCGCCTACGTCCAGCCCGCCGGTGCGGCCGGGTTCACCTCCGGCGAGATCCGCGAATGGCTCGGACAGCTCCTGCCCGGGTACCTGGTGCCGCAGGTGATCGTGCCGATCGACGCGCTGCCGCTTCTGCCCAGTGGCAAGGTGGACCGGGCCGCGCTGCCCGATCCCGCGACGCTGACCGTGCCGCGGCCGGACGAGGACCGCCCGGCCGTCACCGCCCGCACCGCCGTCCAGCGGCGGCTGGTCGAGGACGTCTTCGGGCCGGTCCTCGGCGTGGCCGACCTCGACGTGCGCGAGAACTTCTTCCAGCTCGGCGGCAACTCGCTACACCTGGCGGCGCTGCAGACGCGGATCGCCGAGGTGCTCGGCGTGGAGGTGCCGCTGCGCACGCTGTTCCAGATGCCGTCGGTGGCCGCGCTCGCCACCCACCTGGAGGGCAGGTTGCCGCACGCCGAGGGCGCCCGGCAGCCGCGCGATGACGACGCGGAGCGTTTTCCGCTCACCCCGCAGCAGATGCGACTGTGGCAGCAGGCCGAGCGCGCCGGCTGGTACAACAAGCCTCTCGCCGCCCGGCTGACCGGCATCGTCGACCCCGAGGCGGTCCTCGACGCGGTACGCGTCGTCGTGCGCCGCCACGAGCCGCTGCGGACGACCGTCGACGCCGCCGCCGGCGAGCCGCACCAGGTCGTCCACGCCGAACTGGAGCCGGTGGTCGAGGTCGTCGACGCCGACGAGGCGGCGATCGCCGAGGTCGTGGCGGCAGAGGTCAGGCGGCCGTTCGACCCCGCCCGTGGCCCGATGGTACGGGCGGTTCTCCTGCGGCTGTCCGACTACGATCACGTGCTCGTCGTGACCGCCCACCCGCTGGCCTGGGACGGCGCCTCCCGCGCGGTGCTCGCCCGGGAGCTGCTGGTGCTGGGCGACGCAGCGGAGGTGGGCGGGCCCCTGCCGCCGCTGACCGTTCGCTACCGCGACCACGCCCGTCGCCAGCGCGAATGGCTGGCCGGGGCAGAGGCGGCCTCGGCCGTGCGGCGCCGGCGCGACCGCCTCGCCGGTGCGCCAGGTCCGCTGGAACTGCCCGGACGGACCGCCGCGGCAACGTCGACGCCCGGTGTCGCGGGCGCGGCGCTGCGCTTCACCGTGCCCGGCACGATCGAGCCCCGTCTGCGGGCGCTTCAGGACGAGGCCGGTGTCACTCCCTTCGTGCTGCTGTTCGCCGCGTTCGTCGTGACGCTGCACCGCCTCACCGGCGGCATCGACCTGGTGGTCGGGGTGCCGCTGGCCAACCGGGTCGAGCCGGGCACCCCGGCGCTCGTCGGCCACTTCGTCAACACCCTGCCGCTGCGCGCCGACCTGAGCGGCGACCCGACGTTCGGCGAGGTGCTGCGCCGCGTCAACGAGGTCGTCGTCGACGCCTACGCCGACCAGCGGGTGCCGCTGTCCGTCGTGCCCGGTGCGGCGGCGTCGCCGGTGACCTTCGACCTGCTCACCGACGCCGCCGAACTGCGCCCCGCGCCCGGTGTGGCGATCGGCGTGGTCGACGTCGACACCGGGCGCGCCGACGTCGAACTGGCGGTGGCATTGGAGCTGCGGTCCGACGGGCTGCACGGCACCGTCACCCACGCCACCGACGTCTACCCCGCGCAGGTGGTACGCCGGTTGATCGAGGAGTACCTCGCGGTTCTCGCCGCCGTCGATCCCACACTGGCCCTCGCCGCCGAGGCGCGGGCTGACGCGCCGGACGTGGCAGGCTGACGCGATGGCCACCATCCACGATGTCGTCGTCGAAAGCCGCCACCCCGCGTCGCTGGCCCGGTTCTGGGCCGCGGCGTTGGACGGGTACGCCGTCGCGCCCTACGACGAGGAGGAACTCGCCCGTCTGGCCGGTGAGGGCATCTTCGACCCCGAGGACGACCCGACGGTCCTCGTCGAGGCCGCGCCCGGTGTGCGACCGCGGTTCTTCTTCGTGCTCGAGCCCGAGCCGAAGATCACCAAGAACCGCGTCCACCTCGATCTGCGTGCCGAGGACCGCCCGGACGAGGTCGCCCGGCTCGTCGCCCTCGGCGCCTCCGTGCTCAGCGAGCACGACGACTGGACCGTGCTCGCGGATCCGGAGGGCAACGAGTTGTGCGTGCGGGACTGACCGGCCCGGCCGGCCCGCCGAATCGGCCACGGAGGGAGATCCGTTCATGACCAGCGCCATCGACCACGACGCGTACCAGGTGGTGCGCAACGACGAGGAGCAGTACTCGGTCTGGCCTGCCCGGTTGGAACCGCCGCAGGGCTGGTATCACACCGGCTTCGTCGGCGCGCGCGAGGACTGCCTGGCCCACATCGACCAGGCGTGGACCGACATGCGGCCGTTGAGCCTGCGCCGCGCCCTCGCCGAACGAGCCGCCGAGGGGTCTGCGGCGGCGCCGGCCCCCGCACCTGTCGTCGCCGGTGACGACGGGCCCGACCTCGTGACCCGGCTCTGCGCCGGCGACCATCCGGTCGAGCTGGTGCTGCGTCCGTCCCCCTCGCCCGAGCGGCTGCGGGAGGCTCTCGTCGCCGGCTACGTGCACCTCCGATTCCCGCAGACCGACGGCGGCGCCGAGCTCGGGGTGAGCCTCACCGGCGGCCTCGACGGCCCTCGCGCCGACCTGGACGCGGGCGCCGACAGCCTCACTCTCGACGGCGAGCTGACGTTGGACTTCGTCGACGTGAGCTGCGCGGCCACCGTCGACGTCGCCACGCTGACCGGACGCGCCCGACTGCGGCGGCGCTGAGCCACGACCGGCGGGGCCCGGCCACATCGCGTGGCCGGGCCCCGTTCACGTCGCGGCTCACCCGGCTCGCAGCCCCTCGTCGATCCGCCGGGCGAAGGCCGCGAGCCGGTCGTCCTCGAAGATCTGCCGCAGCGGCACCGCCACCCCGAAGCGGTCGTT encodes:
- a CDS encoding VOC family protein, with product MATIHDVVVESRHPASLARFWAAALDGYAVAPYDEEELARLAGEGIFDPEDDPTVLVEAAPGVRPRFFFVLEPEPKITKNRVHLDLRAEDRPDEVARLVALGASVLSEHDDWTVLADPEGNELCVRD